actaacagagggtaaatttgtcacaagtgtaccagtttagggtaaatttgtcaaaagtatactagtttggggtttttgatggtcaaaaaaataattttgggtaaatttgtcacaagtgtaccagtttggggtttttcaaggtattaacccaaaatgAAATTAAGTTTGTCTCGATCATCGCATAGTTGCGTAAATTTATACATCATATCAAATTCTTAACTATTAACACTATCTATTACAtgcatataattatttatttaaatgtcattCTACATGGTATCTGTACTTTAGTGCAAGGTACCCCGCACACATCAGAATAGGTCAAACATGATCTCTAAGGTCTAACGAAAATAAGGATTTATTTATTGGTTTTATAAAATGGGtgcaaaaaattatattttaaattttgagagAATTTATAAATGTCTCTTGCAACTTTGCTTGTGTTTACGGCTGCTTTGTGCATGAGATCCTAATTTCAATTGGCATCATTATTCTGCAATTATAtcgattttatttagaaaataattaatctaTGTGAACGTGCAGTCCTGTTCATATACCTACCGTGTATTTACATGTTTATTAAATGCATACGTATTATGCTGCTTTAAAATTTATTGCTCACCAAAAAATCTAATCTTGTatgtaaaaattatatattatatgctgCTAATATCTACTTGAAATATCACTGTTGCCCGATTACGGTAACAACTCTCTTCAATCTTTCTCTATAGATGAGCACTACGTTACTTCGCGATTGCACATGCTAGCGGTAGTTAAAGCTAAACGAGCATcataaacaaataaacaaataaataaaatgaacgatataaaataaaataaaataaaataaaaagctaTATGAGCATTGAACTAGATGTGTACTATATGACATGGAGATCATAAATCaacttaaattttattcttttaatacACATTAGTGCACATATTATAAATTAATGGATCGCACATGCTCATCAAGTCGTTTCACTGAATTCTATGAACCGAAAAGATTGGACTATGGACAACTCGAAAAAATATCTAAAGTTTTATACTTAGTGATAAATACGACGGTGCGGTGATAGATTAGATTGAACTGAATGTTTAGATCCGCCGGTCAATATGGGCTCCTAGAGTATTAAATCCTGGTCAACTAACTGAAAgataaacataaacaaaaaataactaaataaaatttaaataatgccCCAGATAAggggcaaaaataaaatattgattaCTCAGGGTGTGACTTTCCGCGGTGCAGATACTTTTTCTGGAGCCATCAAGCCACTCAAGTcgagaagaaattattttatttaattctaaTACTTATGTGTTAAATCAATTGCAATAAAAAAAGGCAAGTTGCTTGTGAAGTGATTGTGAGTTACATCtataaggaatttttttttccaatttgaagaaaagttaaaCCTTAGGCCTTTCCCACATAAATGCAATCGAATCATAACATGTCAATTTACAAAATATATccctaatcaaatttttatttttgaaaagttgcCATGTAATCCTTTTGATCATTCCCCCTAATTTCCTGCTTGGCATTATAAAACCAtgtatctaaaaaaaattaatggaaagatTGCATTGCTATATCCCAAAAGTTTTAAGATCATATCTCGATCAATGTCAGATTCTCTCTTTTGTTCCTACATTGCTTCCATTCCATTTCAAGAACCTCATCAGGACCGAACATTTCATAGCATTGCCTCAAATTTTGATTTGTAACATTCAAAGTGATAATTAGAACGGCCTCATGATGGGATTCTTGAGAAAAGATAATACAGTTGAGTTGACAAATCGATACGCTTAAGCTGACCCTTGCCATTAATTGACCATAAATACAAGAACTGAGTAAAGAAATACCTTGAGATAATATGTTATACTATACTCCCAGTCCGTTAGATTGACACCCATTTAACTTATTATATTGGCGGACAACATATAATAAGTCCCTAAGAGTACGAAAAATTAAGTACCATTTAGACGGTATCAACGAGAAAAAAAGGTTCCATTAATCAACACATTTAGGTCAAAGACGATGGATTTAGAATCGAtagccgaaaaaagaaaaaaaaaaaaaaggaagaagagagaaaggactAGCATTTTCCTGGATACAaatttacaaatattttttttttcaatgtaagACATAAGCATGAGCATCATTACACTAAGGATGAAATTGTActccaaaaaattatttgctcCTAGAAATTGTTCTGTATCGCTAGCGACTTTTTGTGTATCTCCCAGGAAGAAAAAAGGCTTCAGAGCCTGGATATATCCATTGGCGCACAATGAACAACATTCTCTGCATTTTTTGAATGTCCCCCGCTTGTTTCTCCTCATGTATGATCTGCACAAGAAgtagaattacaaaaaaagagagagggtttATCGGCAGAACTCTTGACATAAAACCCTAGtttgatttttcacaaaatcaataaaaatgtaGCGCTTCTTACGTGGATAACATGATTTTAAGCAATAACCATCGGAGTCAATAATTTCGGTTCGATCAAAACCCTAGATATCTCACTCTACTCATCTTTAGGTCTTGACTAAAAAACGCACCAAAGTCAGATTTTGTACTGTGTGAAATTGTTGCTTCACTAACTCATAGAAATTACGAGCCTAAATCTCAGGCATTGGACTAGGAACAATAGCTATTATACTAATTGCTCAACTCAAAAGCAACAGAAACATCAATTTCCATAGATGAttattgaaataaaaaggtTCCCATCGTGATGCGGCTTGAGTTGTCCGTTCTTGGAAAACAGGAAGCATCACAGCACCAAAGTCAATGCATAAGATCTCCTTTTGCTAATATGCATATGCAGAGGATCTTATAGTAACCAACTAAGCAGTTCAGGAAATGCTAAGTCCTCTCATCACATATATCACAATACTTTCTTCCTTGTCGCCATTAGATGATATCTCAAGTCAGATTTCATATAATGGCGATTCCAAAGACACTGGATCAACTATATTCCCCACATAAGTTAACCCAAATAAGCATTTTCTATGTCATTCTATATGCCGTAGGATGTGGTGAAATGGAGGGCAAGCATTAACTTGAACAATCAAATGCCACAGTTTGACGTAGAGCTGCTACCGAGGATTGAACATTTCTCTGTGTGtgcaaagaataaaagaaatcttCCCCCGAAACCtatctttgctgattcaatcATCAAATATAGACAAGAACTTGTGCTCTATGGGTCTCTTGAGTACTAGTCTCCCTATTATGAGGATCGAAATCATGTGCATTTTGTCGTAATTCCAAAAGATCTCTTCACGTGCAAAACCTTGTCCATTATGCTGCGATCTATGGCTACCGAACCCCCCCAAAAACCACCATGAAACTCAACCTTTCCTTTGCCTACCAAGGCCACCTTCGTCAATTTATGAAAGAGAATACCAGATTCCACACTTCAAGCACCAACACCCCATAAATGCAGAAGACGACAAAAAGAATCGCTCACGTAATAGAGAATTCCTTTGGTACAACCaaggcacagagagagagaaagagagagagagatagatacACGTACCTAGAACCGTAAAAACCGCCTCAAGAAACTCGGCATGGGAAGAAACAAGAACTtagccaaaaaaaggaaattgttcATCAACAGGAAGGACCACCGTTGTTGTTGTTGGTTCGCTCCTCGCTCCCAGACCTCTGCTCTTGAGCATGCTCTTGCTGATCTTGTGCTTGTCCCTGTTGTGGCTGCAGCGAGAGCTGGTGCGCCTGAATCTGGTACGGATTGTCGAAACTCCCCAAAGCCAGGGACGGGGAAGCCGGCGGTGGAGAGATTACATTGCTTGTGGGGTTGTTGTACCTGGACGGAGACACCGAGTTCCCGACACCGTCAAAGCCGCTTGCGTCGAACTTGATTTCAAgttgttgctgttgctgctgtCTAATTTGCTGCTGCTCATAAGCCCTAATCATCTCTTGCCGCTCCCTCGCTGCCACGGCGGCTGCGAGTTGCTGCGCATCAAAcgcctgctgctgctgctgctgctgctgctgctgctggctCTGGTGGTCCCTGATGACTAGCGGTGGCCCGCCAGCAGCGGCAGCAGTCGGGATTCCCATCATCGGCATCATGTTGTAAGGCACCACCGCTGACATCGAAGGATTTCCCATGTACGGCGGAGCTCCAGAGGGTTGCATCATGGTGGGTATCATCGCGTGGGGCCCCACGTAGGTGGCGAGCTCCTTCTTGGCAGAGGCGAGCTCCTTCTGGAGCAGGTCGAGCTTGTGCTGGAGGATAGAGATGAGGCCGACGCAGCCGTAGACCGGGTCCCGCAGGCGGGTCTCAGCCTCATAGGCGAGGGAGTTGACGGCGTCCTCGCGCTGCGAGACGTTCAGCTCGTTGAGGAGCTTAGTCACGTTGCTCGCGCCGAACACCTTGTGTACGTAGGCGAACTTCTGCGGCTGGTCGGCGGGGAAGTAGGGGGCGAAGACGCACTCCTGGGTGCACTTCCTGCGGAGGCACTTGCACGCGGCGCAAGGAGAGTTCGACGACGACATGTCATTTGCCCAATCTCTCGTCGGGAGAGAACCTCATCAAAGAGAAGAGACCCAAGATCTATCAAGAGCGACGCTGCAAGATCATAGGAGTACGAATCAAATCGAGCACTCGAAAAAGCGAAATTCAGCGAAATACTCCAATCGAGTTCATCGACAGTCCATGTACGGAAAAATTCCGGCGGAAAAACAAAACCAAGACAAAGGAAATTCAAGTCGTTAGGTGGAGGGTTAGCGGGTTTGTAGGAAGAGAAGGGAACCAGATGCAGATGCGAACGCAAATGATACACTCAACCCGAGAGAAatcttatataaaaaaaagaagaaggccgATTGAAACTTTGTCAGATCTTTTCTACCAAATCATCGCCATCACCGCAATCTAGGAACGGAGAAAGGCTGTCAGTGCAGCCGTGTGATCCGGTGGGTCCGGCGGGGGGTTTCAGAAGTGCAACCTAACCCTAAGCGCTTCAAAAAGGTTCTCTTCTCCTCCCCATCTAGGGACAAGGAGAGGACGGGAATCGACGGTTTGGTCATAAATCTTAACCCTCATAAATTACCTCTTGCTTTCGCCCCTAGCGCGCGACTCCAAATCTGAATCTgaaattctctttctctctctctctctctctctctctctctctctctccccctctctctcttcaacgTCGTATCATACTCCTCCCTCCTCCTGCATCAACAGCCCAGGAACGAGATTTTCCCTCCGATCCTCCCCGCCGTTCGTCCATTCCATTCCAACCCCCACCCCGAACAAAACCCAGAAAATATTCTCTCGGAAAGACGAAGCATTTGGAACGAAGAAGGgagaaaggccaagaagaaaaagaacaaagaagagagagagagagagaaagagagagagagggggagggagagggagagagaaaagaaccGCAAGGAAAACTCAAAGTTTTAATCATCATCGGTATGTATGACGTACCTGGTCCACGGTCTCCAACCTGAGCGATGAAtctcccccctccctccccctctctctctctctctccccccgctCTCTGTGAAAAGAGAGTGCAGCGGATGGAGACAAAAAGCCGATTCAAAGAGAGGCGCTGAAACTCGAGAGCGatagatatagagagagagagagagagagacgtgggTGTGAAGCGAAGGGATTTGGCCTTATTTTAAAGTATGGAAatagggggagggagggggattAGTGACAGGAGCTCTCCCCCTCTCATTGACCAAATCCGATGCTCCCATGGAATTTGTggcttccttttcattttccttccatGTATGCGAGCATGTATTTAAAGTATTCACGCTgggtttttgactttttccttttttgttcccccTCCTCGGTTCGTTTTGGTTACTTGGGATAACAACGAAAGTTGGTTTCGCCTAGGTTTGACAAGTTCTTGGGGGCGCCCCAGGGTTAAAAACAAaatacccccaaaaaaaaaaaaaaaaaaaaaaaacctgctGCTGCTGATCTCCAAggagtccttttcttttttttttgaccaacACATGCGTGCGAGTGTGCCTGTGTCCGTGTCTGtggcaattttattttatttttaaattttttgtattgttaaaaaaaaataatcccaTCATTCAATCATCCTTGTTGAGCAAATACCCTACACTACACATCGATGTGATTTATACCTAATGGTGTTATCCTGGTGGCCTTCGGAAATTCTTTCAAGAAATCAACTCATTATCTTAGTGACTAAAACTAATAATAGTACAAGCGTGATTAGTAATATAAGGGATGAAAATTATGCAGTGGAGATACGGatcaatatgtatatatataaagttcATTCTAAAAAAATTGCTAGAAAATTCGGTGTGACAATTATAAGGATATCTTCATGATCTTACGTTGGTTCAAATAAGAAGAGTTTACCAATTACGATAGGAATATCTTAAATTAGAAGATTTTGTAGTAACGATGTATCGAACGGCTGAATTTTGTTGCTAATTCATGCtatctacccaaaaaaaaacaacatatgTGAGATCAAAATGATCGTGTTGTGGATATACAAATGATTCTTGACCTATTAACATCATCAACTAACTAATGAAACGACATGAAATAAGTTCAGAGTTGAAGTATCTTTAGTTACCTATGTATAGACAACGTGTATATTATATGTCCAtaattcggtttttttttttttttccaaaagaagaagaatccatCCACAAGTTGAGCAAACGTGCATGAGATGAgatatttatagaaaatcacaTACCAACGTACTTTCTCTATAAAAGTATTGGTATATTTTCCAAACAATATTACAAGTACCAACGGGCGTAACAAGCAACAAttgatatttaaataagatGATCACATTCAAGTATAGTCCAATTGTGGTAATTAGTATGCAATTCAATGTTTTGTCTATAATTCAATTGTGATAATTAGTATGTCGCAGTTGTGACTAACTATACAAGCAATAACTAGTTTGTAAATAAAAGTATCACATTCAAGGGGTTCATCTATAGTCCAATTGTGATAACTAGTATATTATGAAAGGGGTTCGTCTATAATCCAATTGTGGTAATTAGTATGGCGTAACCATAATTGACGTTACAAGCACTAACCAATATGTAAATGGAAGGATCACGTTCAAGGGATTTGTCTATAGTCCAATTGCGGGTATGTCAATCAAGGTTCATCTATAATCCAATTGTGATCATTAGTATGATGTAATCataattttcttgatattattGTAATTTACTCTGTATCTATAGTAACATAATACTACTTCCATTCATTTTCAGGATAAGAAGGATGAAATAACAGTCATTGGACCGTAGAAAACCATAAGGAAATACATGTAAAAAAGCTTCTGCAATCTTTGCATTTACCACACTGCTTTTAGATATACATCTTCGCATCCTTAGATAATTGTCATCCTTCGAAAGATCCCAATCCCTCAAATTCTCCACAAAGCCAAGCCCCCAATCACTTGGAAACCCTAATCTTCCGCCATCCATCATCACACGTTCCCATCTGCCTCTAATTTCCGTCCCCTTTCTAGGTGCTGTCACCTTatgcaggagagagagagagagagagagagggccggGGCCGAACTCTCAGAGAGAAGGGGGGCTGCAGTGTGTAGATTGGCGATAGCAGACGGGCAACGAGCAGCAAAACTTTGATGATATGATAGATAAACTCACAAAGCTGTTTATGGTGAGATGATATATAGTTACCAAAATAAGGATACAAAGCTTAGGATCCATGGGATGAAAACTTGATGGTTTTTTTCCAGGTTTTCCCATGACCCTATTCAATGACAAAGAGTCTATCATACATTTTGCAAACACTTGGTATTATTGATTGCTTAACATTCCATAAAGTCACTTCAACAGAGCCTTTATGTTTTGGCGAAGCAAGAGACCTCAACTCTAAGTGGTTTCTCAAGCGGTGAGCATGTTTCCCCTGGCTCAAAGCCCGGATTAAAATTACTACAATTGCGCAATCTCTTTGCCCCCAGAAGTACACCCATGTAGATTAGTCGTGTGCTCAGGCGACCACCATGAACCACAGCCCTGACCATCAACCAAAAACTCCACACCCACCGACCACAATCGACGACCCAACAACCTCCATCTTCGTGTGGGGTCTCTTACTCAAATCTGAGGTCGCACCTCTCAGATTAGAGGTTGTGCACCACTGATCCGAGGTCGCCAGACCTCTGTGAAAGGCCAGAGAAAGAGAATTGCAAGATAGGTGCTCTGACCAGGTGAGACGAAACCAAGTGTGGGATCGGAGGCAACGACGATGCATTAAGCTCAGCTGCAATGGCGATATCACTAGCTATTGGGACAAgtttgaagaagaataagaagaacaggaagaaaaggaaagacaaaaggGTTAAATAAAAAGTTACAAACAATATGTTCGATTCAATTTGCTTTCAGTTGGCAATACTAATCAGCACGTCATTGCACAATTTTGCTCAGTCAGCAAGACATCAGCGAAAAACACATGATATGACACATGATCTAATGGCAGCTTAACATTGaatctttttttgaaagttCTCATGCTTGAATGAACATTTACAAAAAAGATATTTGGTACTCAATTACAAATCAagtaaaagtttagaaatttatGTTGTCATTATTCCGTTgttcaagaacaagaaaagaaagtcttTAAGTTCTGTAAATCATTGCCTTGACCTAATCTTACACAATTCTTGGAACGGAAACTCAACAATGGTCGGCAGGATACCAAAATGCCAATGTGGGATTCAGAAATGCTTTCCAACAAATTCAATTGACACTTCGAACGTTATGGGAATTCGAAATATGAATATTTAGACCTTCTAAAGAGCATGCGCCTTTCTATTTAGGCTGTGACTTAGAGCGACATTATCAAATGGCGAAAATATTGAAAGCGTCCAAGCTCTGAATGTTATGAAAATTTGAatagttcaatttttttctccaaatacACAATGGATAGAATAACGAATCGGGATAGATCGACTcactttccaaatttttatgGGGGGTGAaattgacataaagaacaatTGAGATCATGCTCTAGAGCCCAAAGTATAAATATAAGATATTAGATCTACCTATGAATAATTGAGATTGGCACGTGAATAGGATTTTCTGGTCCGGTACAGGGACCACCGGAGCACAAAGTCGAAAAGGACTTCGTATTTTTTTTGACAGAAACCTACCAATGCCATTGCATGTCAACCATTTTGACTCTTCCTCCAGATTTGTAACCACTTTTCAGTGTCCTGTTTCAGCTCCCtttttcctctcctctcctctccatGCTCTGTACTTTTTCAGTTTAAGAGTACCTATCATGTGCATGGCTTTGAGTTTGATTGGCTTGACTCCTTTAAATACATGATATGAATATTAGGAAATCTTTGATTCTATGGTCCTAAGAGGCACTgcaactttataatttttttttatcattggaTTTAAATGATATAGATCCCAATCATTCAACAGATCTCTAGGTATAGACGGTTgtgatttttacttttcatcCAACGGGTATATGATGTATGTACAATATCAAAATGAGTTACATCGCATCAGCtaaactttatttaaaaaaaacataattttatGATTCTGAAATAGTGAATTCATTCACTTTCtgaatgaaagaaagagagggcacATACCTAATATGTGAAAATCGCCCCCGAAAAATCTGAGCATCTAAGATAAGATTTAGCGGAAATGAAGTAAAAACATTCACCAGGAAAGGCCGACATCATCATTCTGGCCCTCCATGCCACCGGATCGTTGCTCTTGATGTTTTTCGATGCATGCTTGTTCCGACTTCAACGAGAGACGATGAGCTTGCTCGTGGTATGGGTTCATGAAACTACCCAATGCTAGTGATGGCGAAGCCGGGCCTGGAGGAATTGCATTATTTGCGGTGTGGTACTGTATTGCAGAAACAAATTCCCCAACACAGTCAGAACCATTTGTGCGATACTTAGTTTCATGTTGACTTTGCAGTTGCTGTTGATCATGATGCCTCCTAATTTGCTGCTGCTCACAAACCCTACCCATGTCTTGTTGCTCCCTCGCCGCTGCAATAGCCGCCAGTTGATGTTCTTCAAGCAACAGTTGTTGGTCTACCAACGTCGACCCTCCACCATGCCATAGTGCGTCGCCCTTGCCCCTAGTCGTGATGACCGGCACCGTGTTGTGCAATGCCATCATGGACGACAAGGGATTACCGGCCGGAAACATCGCCCCAGGAGGTTGCACTGTGGCTGGCATCATTGAGTGGGGTCCCATGTAGGCAGCGAGCTCTTTCTTGGCATTGCTGAGCTCCTTCTGCAGCAAGTTGAGCTTGTGCTGGAGGATGGAGATGAGCCCAACGCACCCATAGATGGGATCACGGAGGCGGACCTCGGCCTCGTAGGTGAGGGAGTTTGCTGCGTCTTCCCGCTGCGACACATGGAGCTCGTTCAAGAGCTTGGCCACGTTGCTCGCGCCGAAGACCTCATGGACATAGGCAAACTTCTGGGGCTGGTCCGCGGGGAAGTAGGGGGCGAACACGCACTCAGGGGTACATTTCCGGCGTTGGCACTTGCACGCAGCACACGGGGAGCTCAGCGACGACATAACATTTGTCCACCCTCAATGCGAGGAAACCCCGTCAAAGAGAATGAATATCAGCAGCTGCAAGATCAAAGAGAAGGAGAGACATTTAAGGGTGAAATCAtacattaacataatcaattcaattcaccTATAGTTCAAGTTTCAATTGacaatgaaaaattgattaaaaaaaattgtactttaattttgaaatgatcCAAACTCAATAGGCTACAGCCTAAGCCACAGATTTTCGATTCATATACATGTATCTTAacacttttttccttttccaggaTGTTGATCTCAAAACACATCACATCGATTTCGTCTCTCAAGGGCGAGCTCAAATCTGAATCTGGAATTCTCTCTGTAAAGATCATTTCATCGCAAGCAACCTCTCTCACCTATTTTATCACTTTCGCACTCTATTCAGAAAACAGATCCTTCGATTCTCCTccccaaaagaaaaacccaGAATAGCAAAAACATTTCGAGGAACGAACGAACGAATCAGAGAAAGATATTAAGTTCAGCATCGATGGATGACGTACCAGGTCGACGGTCTCCTCCAGCCTGAGcgatctccctctctccctctctctctctatctctctgaAGAGAGTGCAGCGGATAGAGACAATTCTGATTCAACAGAGAGATGTGGGTGTTGAGAGGAATTGTCACGCGTGCTTTTAGTTTTTTCGAAAGGAAATGCAATCTAatctattatttttcaatatataaatgttGATAATATCTTGCCTATAGCATAAAGCGAACTCAAAACATCTTCCTACcttaaattttcatataaaagcTCTAACCAAAGCCAACATCCATTGTAAGGGTGCATTTTTTTCcccgaaaaatgaataatttgaaaaatatttttccaaatatcatCGTTcatattacttataaaaataaatgaaccaaaaaaatatatttatcatttaCGAAAATGTATAGACAtcaattattgtcaataatgcaaaccattttaattgactaaatatttccaacgatataagcaattatttttctgaaaatgatttctaaatcatttatatTCCGCTAAATAAATGGACCCTAAGATTAACAATATGGTACACGACTTATaaaatactaatttaaaaagTGTACATAAATCTCATGATATTTCTCgagtctttaaaaaaaataaaaagatagataTTTATAATCTTACAATAATTTGAATTCCTTTCCATAAATAGtagcaacccaaaaaaaaaaaaaaaaaaaaattctttgcaCTATATTTGTTAGGTTGGACTAGGAGGGAAGGGAGAGGCTTCTGAAAACACAATCGTATTTAGAGATGGAGAGATATGATTAGGAGCGGGGATTGGTCATGTCAGTTATATGTAGAATTTGAAGGGATTTGCGGATTCGtaaacaaatttatttctacCCTTATTTGcattaaagaatttttatttctctttttccctcgtTAGCATCCAAAacaatattataattcaatccattcaaatccctttttctttcctctcataattatttaaatCCATCTTTTCCTTCCTAATTACTAAATCCAAACTCAAcgttttacttttatttttttctcattttttcacATGTGTGCGCGAATAACCTAGAGAATTCTTTTTCCGTGAGTATCACTATTAAATGTGTgtatacacacatatattacATCCCATGTAGACTTTTAAATTCTCAAGACATTATTTATGAACATCAACTGAAGTAATCATAATGCTTATAAGTGAATTTTCAATTAACATTATTTTCAACGAAGACaatgaaaatttgtgaaattttgttCTGATTTACCTGACTTTTACAACGCAATGAGTTGCTTTTGTTTTCAGATAGCTTAAAAGGAAATtgcttatttcaaataatgtcttcttttccaaaaaatgatatatttactAATCATGACTTATTCACTTTACAATTTACATATACTACTTGCTTATTATGACGTTAATAACAAAAATGCTATTTACGATACTGTTCATATCAACAAACTATGGCAAGCAATGTTGGAGAATTGAAGATGCATTGTTTATCAGCTCTTTACATGTCGCATGAATCAATCATCTTTATTCACATGAAAAATGTGAGCCATAGTATCCGCACAcgtggactaacctattttaccCGGCTCATAGCTATTGTGTAGGTGCTTGAAAATTAGCCAGTCGCATAAATACTTTCTAATGTTCTAATAAGTAGATAACGAATTATGATACCTTAAAACTCACACAAAAGGAATATTACGTACAAATAATCTGGAgaaacaaatggaaaatgaaaatcccCAGGAAAGTGCGGGTTGAGCGCGTAGAGAGTGACTATGGTGCGTTGACCTATTCTGATAGATTTGATAGAATGGGTGATTTCTCCTTATCCCTTTACTTTCCACAtgggtttttcttttgactATTTCCATTTGTTGAGGGCAGTTTTGCTATGAGGTGAGGATAACAACAGGTTCGTTTTGCCAACATGGAGTGTTCTTGGTGGTAAAACTACTGAATGCTCATCGAACCTTCCGTgatttttctatgaaaatgaAAGCAAGTTGACCAAAAATAAACCTAAGAAAAAGGATTTATTTCCTCTTTAACTTTAGAATAATAATGTAAATCCAACTTTTCTTCAGCTTGTCTCATGTCTGAGTGTATATGGATGCATAATTCCATCGAGAAATTATGTTTGATGTTCATACATGACAAATATATTACTATTCATCACCATGCTTTCGAACTTACTAGTAGGGGTTTGTGCCTAAAGACTTGATGCACGTACACTTTA
This region of Eucalyptus grandis isolate ANBG69807.140 chromosome 8, ASM1654582v1, whole genome shotgun sequence genomic DNA includes:
- the LOC104457262 gene encoding LOB domain-containing protein 36-like, which codes for MSSSNSPCAACKCLRRKCTQECVFAPYFPADQPQKFAYVHKVFGASNVTKLLNELNVSQREDAVNSLAYEAETRLRDPVYGCVGLISILQHKLDLLQKELASAKKELATYVGPHAMIPTMMQPSGAPPYMGNPSMSAVVPYNMMPMMGIPTAAAAGGPPLVIRDHQSQQQQQQQQQQQAFDAQQLAAAVAARERQEMIRAYEQQQIRQQQQQQLEIKFDASGFDGVGNSVSPSRYNNPTSNVISPPPASPSLALGSFDNPYQIQAHQLSLQPQQGQAQDQQEHAQEQRSGSEERTNNNNGGPSC
- the LOC104416771 gene encoding protein LATERAL ORGAN BOUNDARIES-like, whose protein sequence is MSSLSSPCAACKCQRRKCTPECVFAPYFPADQPQKFAYVHEVFGASNVAKLLNELHVSQREDAANSLTYEAEVRLRDPIYGCVGLISILQHKLNLLQKELSNAKKELAAYMGPHSMMPATVQPPGAMFPAGNPLSSMMALHNTVPVITTRGKGDALWHGGGSTLVDQQLLLEEHQLAAIAAAREQQDMGRVCEQQQIRRHHDQQQLQSQHETKYRTNGSDCVGEFVSAIQYHTANNAIPPGPASPSLALGSFMNPYHEQAHRLSLKSEQACIEKHQEQRSGGMEGQNDDVGLSW